The Gemmatimonas aurantiaca T-27 DNA segment AGCAACTGCTCGAGTTTGCGGTCTACAGCCACCAGTTGCTCCCGCGCCAATCTGTCCACTTCATCGCAGGGGTGATCGGGCTGCTCCGACAGGTGCAGCAGATTGCGCACCACGTCGAGCGAAAACCCGAGGTCTCGTGCTCGACGGATGAAGGTCAACCGACGCACGTCTGTGGCATCGTAGCGCCGATAGCGCCCGTTGCCCTGCCGATGCGCCGCCGGCAACACACCCACGCGCTCGTAGTACCGAATCGTTTCGGGGGTGGTGCCGGTGTGCTCGGCCAGCTCGCTGATGATGAGCAGTTCGGGGGAGGCGTTCGGCATGAGGCGCACGGGAGGTAGAAGACCGTTGACCTTGTAGTCACTACAAAGAATAGCTTGATGGCATGACGGCTTCATCCCGCCCGCTCCTCTCAGCCCTGCTCCTGTTGGCCAGTCTGGCCGGCGCACCGCACCTCGCGGTGGCCCAGGATGCACCCCAGACATCTGTTGGCCCCGGCGCCACGGCCCGGATCACCGTGCAGCACGATGGTGCACCGGTGCCGGCAGTTCGTGTGCGTGTCCTGGTCGACTCGGCACAGACGGACACCACCAACGGCATCACCGACGCCCGAGGCATGGTCACGTTGCGGGTGACGCCCGGTGCGCGCGCGTTCCTGCTCACCCGGGTGGGCTTCCGGCCCGACACCCTGCGCACGCAGCTCGTGGCTGGCCAGGACACCAGCTTTGTGGTGACCATGGAAGCGCTGCACACGGAACTCTCTGGTATGGTGGTGTCGGCCACACGCTCCGAACGGCGGGTGGAAGACACCCCACTGCGCGTGGAGGTGATCGATGAGGAGGAGATCGCCGAAAAGGTGGCGATGACCCCCGGCGACATCGCGATGATGCTGAATGAAACCAGCGGCCTGCGGGTGCAGACCACCAATCCCTCGCTGGGCGGCGCGAACGTGCGGGTGCAGGGACTTCGTGGACGCTACACCCTGATCCTGGCCGATGGGTTGCCGCTGTACGGCGGACAGGCCGGTGGACTCGGGTTGCTGCAGATCCCGCCCGTGGATCTCGGTCGAGTAGAAGTGATCAAAGGCACCGCGTCGGCGCTCTACGGCAGCTCGGCACTGGGTGGCGTGATCAACCTGGTGAGTCGACGCCCGGCCGACGAAGCGGAGCGCACCATCCTGCTCAACCAGACATCACGTGGTGGCTCCGATGCGGTGTACTTCGGGTCCGGGCGTCCGGCCGACGGTGTGGGTTATACGCTGCTGGCCGGCGCGCACCGGCAGGGTCGCCGCGACCTTGATGCCGACGGCTGGACCGATCTGCCGGGCTATGAGCGATTCGTGGTGCGTCCGCGACTCTATCTCGACAACGGACGCGGACGCTCGGCCTTCCTGACAACCGGCGTCACCGCTGAAGATCGCACCGGTGGCACCATGCCCGACGCCACCGTACCAACAGGTGGAGCCTTCCGTGAATCGTTGCGCACCCGCCGCGGCGATGTGGGTGGTCTGTTGCGTTGGACCCTGGGCAGCAAGCAGAGCGATAGCTACACCTATGAAGCCGACAGCGATCCTGTCGATTCAGACACGCATCGCGCCGTGCTCTCCATGCGGGCGTCAGCCATGCAGCAACAGCACAACCATGTGATGGGTGCCCAAACGGAAAAGGACAATCACGGCACCTGGTTCGCCGAGGCAACGATCGCCAAGCCCACGGATCGCGCCGTGTATGTCGCGGGTGTGGCCGCGCAGCAGGATCGCTATCGCAACAGCACGTTCGCCAATTTCAACTACACGTTCACGGCACCGGCAGCGTTTGTGCAGGCCGATGTGGATGCCACGACCTGGCTGTCGCTATCGTCGACCGCCCGTGTGGACTTTCACAGTCACTATGGCACGGTGTTCAACCCACGGGTCTCGATGCTCCTGCGTGCACCTGAATCGCCCGTGTTGGACGGATGG contains these protein-coding regions:
- a CDS encoding TonB-dependent receptor plug domain-containing protein translates to MTASSRPLLSALLLLASLAGAPHLAVAQDAPQTSVGPGATARITVQHDGAPVPAVRVRVLVDSAQTDTTNGITDARGMVTLRVTPGARAFLLTRVGFRPDTLRTQLVAGQDTSFVVTMEALHTELSGMVVSATRSERRVEDTPLRVEVIDEEEIAEKVAMTPGDIAMMLNETSGLRVQTTNPSLGGANVRVQGLRGRYTLILADGLPLYGGQAGGLGLLQIPPVDLGRVEVIKGTASALYGSSALGGVINLVSRRPADEAERTILLNQTSRGGSDAVYFGSGRPADGVGYTLLAGAHRQGRRDLDADGWTDLPGYERFVVRPRLYLDNGRGRSAFLTTGVTAEDRTGGTMPDATVPTGGAFRESLRTRRGDVGGLLRWTLGSKQSDSYTYEADSDPVDSDTHRAVLSMRASAMQQQHNHVMGAQTEKDNHGTWFAEATIAKPTDRAVYVAGVAAQQDRYRNSTFANFNYTFTAPAAFVQADVDATTWLSLSSTARVDFHSHYGTVFNPRVSMLLRAPESPVLDGWTARFSAGTGAFAPTPFTEETEATGLAPLRALGNLSAERASGGSIDIGGPVRMGWGQLDLNTTAFGSRVTSALQVRSIGGTTPNGATRIELLNSAAPTRTWGGELLARLTRPLGGGEDDDHDDEKPSSERGNHGAARGESHGDDHGDDHGEGAVWRTTASMTLLRATECAPEQSVVQCVRRDVPLTPRVSAGLVSAVEWEGVQRVGLEVYYTGQQSLEENPYRQTSRPYVIVGLLGERVFKTPMGAMRVFVNLENITNVRQTRFDPLRLPARGMGGRWATDAWTDLVGFTTNAGIRWSL
- a CDS encoding MerR family transcriptional regulator, producing the protein MPNASPELLIISELAEHTGTTPETIRYYERVGVLPAAHRQGNGRYRRYDATDVRRLTFIRRARDLGFSLDVVRNLLHLSEQPDHPCDEVDRLAREQLVAVDRKLEQLLTLREALSQLTQCCDSGHAMSECRILSSLGAPGRA